A stretch of Cyanobacterium sp. HL-69 DNA encodes these proteins:
- the phhB gene encoding 4a-hydroxytetrahydrobiopterin dehydratase, translating into MLLDQQQINQKLESLKSWTIEGKKLVKTFKFEDFIKAIDFVNKLVSPAESAGHHPDILISYNKVTINLTTHDEGGLTQKDFDLAQEITNL; encoded by the coding sequence ATGCTATTAGATCAACAACAGATTAATCAGAAATTAGAAAGCCTAAAATCATGGACTATCGAAGGTAAAAAACTCGTTAAAACCTTTAAATTTGAGGACTTCATAAAGGCGATCGACTTTGTCAACAAGTTAGTTAGCCCCGCCGAATCCGCAGGACACCACCCAGATATATTGATCTCCTACAACAAAGTTACCATTAATTTAACCACCCATGATGAAGGAGGACTAACCCAAAAAGACTTTGATCTAGCCCAAGAAATAACCAACCTGTAA
- the nhaS3 gene encoding high-affinity Na+(Li+):H+ thylakoid membrane antiporter NhaS3, translating into MSWFYPIFATETETAEPSLVLAGVLLSLVIIYFASKLGGELCSRINLPSVLGELVGGVVIGVSALKFLVFPEGGMEATDSLIIQLLQSTANLSPGGTELVFESMSEVISVLAELGVIILLFEIGLESDLKELIRVGPSAAIVAVVGVVAPFVMGTAGLVFLFGLPVIPSVFAGAALTATSIGITAKVLAELGKLSSTEGQIIIGAAVLDDILGIIVLAVVGSLVKTGEVEVSQILILIVSAGTFLIGTILIGRLISPFLVSLVNQMKTRGQVLITGIIFAFLLAYVANIIQLEGILGAFAAGLVLAETEKRKELEEQIIPVADLFVPIFFVCVGARTDLGVLNPAIPSNREGLIIASFLIVVAIVGKVITGFTIWGKPEINKLAIGVGMIPRGEVGLVFAGVGSASGALSPATEAAIIVMVIATTFVAPPLLKAVFKDEPEKVVESEAN; encoded by the coding sequence ATGTCTTGGTTTTATCCTATTTTTGCAACAGAAACAGAAACAGCAGAACCATCCTTGGTTTTAGCAGGAGTTTTACTTAGTTTAGTTATCATCTATTTTGCCAGTAAATTAGGGGGAGAACTTTGTTCCAGAATTAACCTTCCTTCCGTATTAGGTGAATTAGTAGGCGGTGTAGTCATTGGGGTTTCTGCCCTCAAATTCCTCGTATTTCCCGAAGGAGGAATGGAAGCCACCGACTCCCTTATCATTCAACTGCTCCAATCTACTGCTAATCTGAGCCCTGGGGGAACAGAATTAGTATTCGAAAGCATGAGTGAGGTTATCTCTGTCCTAGCGGAATTGGGGGTAATCATTCTTTTATTTGAAATTGGTTTAGAATCAGATTTAAAAGAATTAATCAGGGTAGGTCCTTCTGCAGCCATTGTAGCGGTGGTGGGGGTTGTAGCTCCCTTTGTAATGGGAACTGCAGGTTTAGTCTTTCTCTTTGGTTTACCCGTAATTCCTTCTGTATTTGCCGGGGCAGCTCTCACGGCTACAAGTATCGGGATTACTGCCAAGGTATTAGCCGAATTAGGTAAATTAAGTTCTACGGAAGGACAAATTATCATCGGGGCGGCGGTATTGGATGATATTTTAGGAATTATTGTTTTAGCAGTAGTGGGTAGCTTAGTTAAAACAGGAGAAGTGGAAGTTAGTCAAATTCTGATTCTTATTGTTAGTGCTGGTACTTTTTTGATTGGTACTATTTTGATTGGTCGATTAATCTCTCCTTTTTTGGTGAGTTTGGTTAATCAAATGAAAACCAGAGGACAAGTTTTAATTACAGGTATCATTTTTGCTTTTCTACTAGCTTATGTAGCCAATATTATTCAGTTAGAAGGTATTTTGGGTGCTTTTGCCGCAGGATTAGTTTTAGCTGAAACGGAGAAAAGAAAGGAATTAGAAGAGCAGATTATTCCCGTGGCGGATTTATTTGTACCTATTTTCTTTGTGTGTGTGGGGGCAAGAACTGATTTAGGGGTGTTGAACCCTGCTATTCCTAGTAATCGTGAGGGTTTAATTATTGCTTCATTCCTTATTGTAGTGGCGATCGTGGGTAAAGTAATTACTGGTTTCACCATCTGGGGCAAACCTGAGATTAATAAACTTGCCATTGGGGTGGGTATGATACCCCGAGGAGAGGTTGGTTTAGTATTTGCTGGGGTAGGTTCAGCTAGTGGTGCTTTATCCCCTGCCACGGAAGCGGCTATCATTGTGATGGTAATTGCCACGACATTTGTTGCTCCTCCTTTACTTAAGGCTGTGTTTAAGGATGAACCAGAAAAGGTGGTCGAATCAGAAGCTAATTAA
- the ilvC gene encoding ketol-acid reductoisomerase IlvC: MAQMYYDNDANLDLFANKTVAIIGYGSQGHAHALNLKESGVNVIVGLYEGSKSTAKAEAEGLKVYSVAEASSMADWIMILLPDEVQRTIYENEIAPNLSAGNVLSFAHGFNIHFGQIVPPADVDVVMIAPKGPGHLVRRTYEQGQGVPALFAVYQDASGKARDLAMAYAKGVGGTRAGILETSFREETETDLFGEQAVLCGGLSELIKAGFETLVSAGYQPEIAYFECLHEVKLIVDLIVEGGLASMRSSISNTAEYGDYTRGPRVVTDATRAEMKKILSEIQSGQFAREFVLENQAGKPGFTAMRRQEAEQPIEEVGKDLRAMFSWLKK; this comes from the coding sequence ATGGCTCAAATGTACTATGATAATGATGCCAACTTAGATTTATTTGCTAATAAAACCGTTGCTATTATCGGTTATGGTTCTCAGGGTCATGCCCACGCTCTTAATTTAAAGGAAAGTGGTGTTAATGTCATTGTTGGTTTATATGAAGGTAGTAAATCTACGGCTAAGGCTGAAGCAGAAGGTTTAAAGGTTTATAGTGTGGCTGAGGCTTCTTCTATGGCTGACTGGATCATGATTCTTTTACCCGATGAGGTTCAGCGCACCATCTATGAAAATGAAATTGCTCCTAACTTGAGTGCGGGTAATGTTCTTTCTTTTGCCCATGGTTTTAATATCCATTTTGGTCAAATTGTACCCCCTGCGGATGTGGATGTAGTAATGATTGCACCCAAAGGGCCTGGACATCTTGTGAGACGCACCTACGAACAAGGTCAGGGTGTACCTGCTCTGTTTGCGGTATATCAGGATGCTAGTGGTAAAGCTCGTGATTTGGCGATGGCTTATGCTAAGGGTGTTGGTGGTACCCGTGCTGGTATCTTAGAAACTAGCTTTAGGGAAGAAACTGAAACTGATTTATTTGGTGAACAAGCGGTATTATGTGGCGGTTTGTCTGAGTTGATCAAGGCTGGTTTTGAAACTTTGGTTTCTGCTGGTTATCAACCTGAAATTGCTTATTTTGAATGTTTACACGAAGTTAAGTTAATTGTTGATTTGATTGTTGAGGGTGGTTTGGCTTCGATGCGTAGTAGTATTTCTAACACTGCTGAGTATGGAGATTATACCCGTGGTCCTCGTGTGGTTACCGATGCAACCCGTGCGGAGATGAAGAAAATTCTCAGTGAGATTCAATCTGGACAGTTTGCCCGTGAGTTCGTTTTAGAAAATCAGGCTGGTAAACCAGGATTTACTGCGATGCGTCGTCAAGAAGCTGAACAGCCTATTGAGGAAGTAGGTAAGGATTTACGTGCTATGTTTAGCTGGTTGAAAAAATAA
- the psbV gene encoding cytochrome c-550: MFLMWQSFTGTANALSLSEELRTVPLNDQGDLITLSNQEAQLGSQLFVASCTQCHIQGKTKTNPNVGLSIEALSNAIPARDNVLALVDYMKYPTTYDGEDDLSLLHMNTDRSDIWSEMRNYTDDDLEAIAGYILIQTQADPKWGKRSLIEP, encoded by the coding sequence ATGTTTTTAATGTGGCAGTCTTTCACTGGCACTGCAAATGCACTCAGTTTAAGCGAAGAACTTCGCACTGTTCCTTTAAATGATCAAGGGGATTTAATCACCCTTAGTAACCAAGAAGCTCAATTAGGTTCTCAATTATTTGTAGCTAGTTGTACTCAGTGTCATATTCAAGGTAAAACCAAAACTAACCCTAACGTAGGTCTTAGTATTGAGGCACTTTCCAATGCAATTCCTGCAAGGGACAATGTTTTAGCTTTGGTGGACTACATGAAATATCCTACTACCTATGACGGTGAAGATGATCTTTCTTTATTACACATGAACACTGACAGATCCGATATTTGGTCTGAAATGAGAAATTATACTGATGATGACCTAGAGGCGATCGCAGGTTACATCTTAATTCAAACTCAAGCTGATCCCAAATGGGGTAAACGTTCCTTAATCGAACCGTAA
- the ispG gene encoding (E)-4-hydroxy-3-methylbut-2-en-1-yl diphosphate synthase IspG, whose protein sequence is MQTIEQPIAPSAEDKLFDTTIHRRQTRAVKVGDVTIGGNNPVVVQSMINEDTLDIDGSVAGIRRLHEIGCEIVRVTVPSIAHARALAEIKQKLAQTYQPVPLVADVHHNGMKIALEVAKHVDKVRINPGLYVFEKPKGDRTEYTETEFAEIGAKIKETLEPLVISLRDQGKAMRIGVNHGSLAERMLFTYGDTPEGMVESALEFIKICESLDFKNLVISLKASRVPVMLSAYRLMVKKMDDLGMNYPLHLGVTEAGDGEYGRIKSTAGIGTLLAEGIGDTIRVSLTEAPEKEIPVCYSILQALGLRKTMVEYVACPSCGRTLFNLEEVLHKVREATKHLTGLDIAVMGCIVNGPGEMADADYGYVGRQPGFISLYRGREEIRKVPEAEGVEQLIQLIKDDGRWVDP, encoded by the coding sequence ATGCAAACTATAGAACAACCGATCGCCCCTAGTGCGGAAGATAAACTATTTGATACCACCATTCACCGCCGCCAAACCCGTGCAGTAAAAGTGGGTGATGTCACCATCGGCGGAAACAATCCCGTGGTTGTACAATCAATGATTAACGAAGACACTTTGGACATAGATGGCTCAGTGGCTGGAATTCGCCGTCTTCATGAGATTGGTTGCGAAATTGTAAGGGTGACAGTGCCTAGCATAGCCCATGCCAGAGCCTTAGCAGAAATTAAGCAAAAATTAGCCCAAACTTATCAACCCGTGCCTTTGGTGGCCGATGTCCATCACAATGGCATGAAAATTGCCCTTGAAGTAGCCAAACACGTTGACAAAGTTAGGATTAACCCCGGTTTATATGTGTTTGAAAAGCCTAAGGGCGATCGCACCGAATACACTGAAACAGAATTTGCAGAAATCGGAGCAAAAATAAAAGAAACCCTCGAACCCTTGGTTATTTCCCTACGAGATCAAGGAAAAGCCATGCGTATTGGTGTAAACCATGGTTCATTAGCCGAAAGAATGCTCTTCACCTATGGGGATACCCCAGAAGGTATGGTCGAATCAGCCCTCGAATTTATCAAAATTTGTGAATCCCTCGATTTTAAAAACTTAGTCATCTCCCTCAAAGCCTCCAGAGTGCCTGTAATGCTTTCAGCTTATCGCTTAATGGTCAAAAAAATGGACGACCTAGGCATGAATTATCCTCTCCACCTTGGGGTTACCGAAGCAGGAGACGGGGAATATGGCAGAATCAAATCTACCGCAGGCATTGGAACATTACTCGCCGAAGGCATTGGTGACACCATCAGAGTATCCCTCACCGAAGCCCCAGAAAAAGAAATCCCAGTGTGCTACAGCATCCTCCAAGCCCTTGGATTACGCAAAACCATGGTGGAATATGTTGCCTGTCCCTCTTGCGGTAGAACTTTGTTTAACCTAGAAGAAGTATTGCACAAAGTCAGAGAAGCCACCAAACACCTCACAGGATTAGACATTGCGGTTATGGGGTGTATCGTTAACGGACCAGGGGAAATGGCGGACGCAGACTATGGCTATGTGGGCAGACAACCTGGTTTTATCTCCCTTTATCGTGGACGAGAAGAAATCAGAAAAGTACCCGAAGCCGAAGGGGTTGAACAACTTATCCAGCTTATTAAAGATGATGGCAGATGGGTTGATCCTTAA
- the pabA-pabB gene encoding para-aminobenzoate synthetase PabA-PabB — protein MYSVCRILMRSLIIDNFDSFTHNIYQLLAQVNQVSPTVITNNQWSWEQIKAEKFDNIVISPGPGNPSKKQDFGVCAEVLTKANIPILGICLGHQGLGYYYGSTISKAPIPMHGRMSKIYHDNDLLFESIPSGFEVVRYHSLIIDNLGNNLEAIAHTDDNLIMAIRHKYKPFWGVQFHPESIGSQYGYKLLNNFKKITIDYHKKRSIKYFIESQQKYFKKDEKESIHKIYYHKITNWQDPELVFKNLYSLSYNTFWLDSSMIAEGLSRFSFMGDTQGDESFTIKYNVNNNQIFINQKDNQEILNNIDFYEYLDSLLEKYYCDNNSLPFNFCGGLVGYFGYELKQLSGYDNKYTSSLPDCYLIKGDRTLAFDHQKKEIYLLYIGKKGEDSEAQKWFKKIEIKLLKVSKQTLNKEKIEYKQEIYLTRNKQQYLDNIDICFEKIKQGESYEICLTNQINLPPIDNPLEYYCRLRKENPAPYSAFIQWEDATIICSSPERFLHLDKQGWLESKPIKGTVRRGITKEEDEQLRQQLSLSEKEKAENLMIVDLLRNDLGKICEIGSVSVPKLMAIESYSSVHQMVSTVRGKLKQGITTLDCLRYIFPGGSMTGAPKKRTLKIIDQLETEARGIYSGSVGFLSFNGTLDLNIVIRTAIVTKDKTTIGVGGAITALSDKDQEFEETKLKAQVLLKVLKNI, from the coding sequence ATGTATTCTGTCTGTCGTATTTTAATGAGAAGTTTAATAATTGATAATTTCGATTCTTTTACCCACAATATCTATCAATTATTAGCCCAAGTTAATCAAGTATCTCCCACCGTTATTACTAACAATCAATGGTCTTGGGAACAAATTAAGGCGGAAAAATTTGATAATATCGTTATTTCTCCAGGGCCTGGTAATCCTTCTAAAAAACAAGATTTTGGGGTATGTGCAGAAGTTTTAACAAAGGCAAATATTCCTATTTTAGGAATTTGTTTAGGACATCAGGGACTAGGCTATTATTACGGTTCAACTATTAGTAAAGCTCCCATACCGATGCACGGGAGAATGAGCAAAATTTATCATGATAATGATCTTCTTTTTGAGAGTATTCCTTCTGGGTTTGAAGTGGTACGTTATCATTCTTTGATAATTGATAATCTGGGAAATAATTTAGAGGCGATCGCACATACTGATGATAATTTAATCATGGCAATTCGCCATAAATATAAACCTTTTTGGGGTGTTCAATTCCATCCTGAATCTATCGGTTCTCAATATGGCTATAAGTTATTAAATAATTTCAAAAAAATAACTATTGATTATCATAAAAAAAGAAGTATTAAATATTTTATAGAATCACAACAAAAATATTTTAAAAAAGACGAAAAAGAAAGTATACATAAAATTTACTATCATAAGATTACTAATTGGCAAGACCCAGAATTAGTTTTTAAAAATCTTTACAGCTTATCATATAATACTTTTTGGCTTGATAGTAGCATGATTGCTGAAGGTTTATCTCGCTTCTCTTTTATGGGAGATACTCAAGGAGATGAAAGTTTTACTATCAAGTATAACGTTAACAATAATCAAATATTTATCAATCAAAAAGATAATCAAGAAATATTAAATAATATTGATTTTTATGAGTATTTAGATAGTCTATTAGAGAAATATTACTGTGATAATAATAGTTTACCTTTTAATTTTTGTGGTGGTTTAGTAGGCTATTTTGGTTATGAATTGAAGCAGTTATCAGGATATGACAATAAATATACTTCCTCTTTACCTGATTGTTATTTGATTAAGGGCGATCGCACTTTAGCTTTTGACCATCAAAAAAAAGAAATTTATTTACTATATATAGGTAAAAAAGGAGAAGATAGTGAAGCACAAAAATGGTTTAAAAAAATAGAAATAAAGCTATTAAAAGTATCTAAGCAAACTTTAAATAAAGAAAAAATAGAGTATAAACAAGAAATTTATTTAACTAGAAATAAACAACAATATCTTGATAATATCGATATTTGTTTCGAGAAAATTAAACAAGGAGAAAGTTATGAAATATGTTTAACAAATCAAATAAATTTACCTCCCATTGATAACCCTTTAGAATACTATTGCCGTTTGCGAAAAGAAAACCCAGCCCCTTATAGTGCCTTTATTCAATGGGAAGATGCCACCATTATCTGTTCATCTCCAGAGCGATTTTTACACCTTGACAAACAAGGTTGGCTAGAGTCCAAACCTATAAAAGGCACGGTGAGAAGGGGCATTACAAAAGAAGAAGATGAGCAACTACGACAGCAATTGAGTCTCAGTGAAAAAGAAAAAGCCGAAAATTTGATGATTGTTGACTTATTACGCAATGATTTAGGCAAAATTTGCGAGATAGGTAGTGTATCTGTACCAAAGTTAATGGCGATCGAAAGTTATAGCAGTGTCCATCAAATGGTATCCACCGTTAGGGGTAAACTCAAACAAGGAATTACTACCCTGGATTGCTTGAGATATATATTCCCCGGGGGTTCCATGACAGGAGCCCCAAAAAAACGTACCCTCAAAATAATTGATCAACTGGAAACGGAAGCGAGGGGTATTTATTCAGGTAGTGTCGGCTTTTTGAGCTTTAATGGTACTCTGGATCTCAATATTGTTATTCGTACTGCCATCGTGACGAAGGATAAAACTACCATTGGTGTAGGGGGTGCAATCACTGCCCTTTCTGATAAAGATCAAGAATTTGAGGAGACAAAGCTAAAAGCTCAAGTTCTTTTAAAGGTTTTAAAAAATATCTAA
- a CDS encoding IS630 family transposase, whose amino-acid sequence MARKVYLADYLSREELKEKYFSNKDNVESRRWHLLWKISCGWSVKNSALAVGISYIYAKQIIKKYNNQGEQGILNGRKTRKKYFGGKKSLLTDQQLQKLKSELESKPEDGGLWTGPKVARWIEKETGREKVWNQRGWDYLKKCRYSWQSPRPKHRKGDAKEQQEFKHNFKEKVKALEAKHSGEQVDVWFFDEHRVGLKPILRKVWGKIGERPTAIVNHRYEWLYIYGFVKPKTGETLWYLIPRVNTQWLNLVYEAFFAKDALVDNKKVLLVEDNAGWHRSKSSKVPQGIEIEY is encoded by the coding sequence ATGGCAAGAAAAGTATATTTAGCAGATTATTTGAGTAGAGAAGAATTAAAAGAAAAATATTTTTCCAATAAAGATAATGTGGAATCAAGACGATGGCACTTATTGTGGAAAATATCTTGTGGATGGAGCGTAAAAAATAGTGCCTTAGCAGTAGGAATAAGTTACATTTACGCCAAACAAATAATTAAAAAGTATAACAATCAGGGAGAACAAGGAATATTAAATGGTCGTAAAACAAGAAAAAAATATTTCGGTGGAAAAAAAAGCCTATTAACAGACCAGCAATTACAAAAATTAAAGTCAGAATTAGAATCGAAACCAGAAGATGGAGGACTTTGGACAGGACCGAAAGTAGCTCGTTGGATAGAAAAAGAAACAGGAAGAGAAAAAGTGTGGAATCAAAGGGGGTGGGACTATCTAAAAAAGTGCAGATACTCTTGGCAGAGTCCGAGACCAAAACATAGAAAAGGAGATGCCAAGGAACAACAAGAATTTAAGCACAATTTTAAAGAGAAAGTAAAAGCTCTTGAAGCCAAACATAGTGGAGAACAAGTAGATGTGTGGTTTTTTGATGAACACAGAGTAGGATTAAAACCGATTTTAAGGAAAGTGTGGGGGAAAATAGGAGAAAGACCCACTGCAATAGTCAATCATCGTTATGAGTGGTTATATATTTACGGTTTTGTCAAGCCAAAAACGGGAGAAACATTATGGTATTTAATACCGAGAGTAAATACACAATGGTTAAATTTAGTCTATGAAGCATTTTTTGCCAAGGATGCTCTGGTAGACAATAAAAAAGTCTTGTTAGTAGAAGATAATGCCGGTTGGCATCGGAGTAAATCATCAAAAGTGCCTCAAGGAATTGAAATAGAATATTGA
- a CDS encoding transposase, with amino-acid sequence MDRDEAGAINILARALRELSRDGQPLTSSLELVNANGHMNLCQLSDSLADKLGG; translated from the coding sequence ATGGATAGAGATGAAGCAGGGGCAATCAATATCTTAGCTAGAGCATTGAGAGAATTAAGTAGGGATGGGCAGCCCCTAACTTCCAGTCTTGAACTGGTAAACGCTAATGGACACATGAACCTCTGTCAGCTAAGCGACAGTTTGGCTGATAAGTTGGGTGGTTGA
- a CDS encoding RNA-binding protein, whose amino-acid sequence MSVRLYVKLPKAELEKESLEKMFSEFEPPFTTKLIKERKKNECRGFGFVTVPTDEAADEFIAKYNDQPLIYNDAPFKDEEGNDFTLFIEKALPRNKNEKEGSENDAAEAVPSADGEKVTEKPSKRTAAKKGKKGRKTSSKSGSKSFSVADSAQPDPRWADELSKLKEMFTSQTTN is encoded by the coding sequence ATGTCTGTACGTCTTTATGTAAAATTACCCAAAGCAGAATTAGAAAAAGAAAGTTTGGAAAAAATGTTTAGTGAGTTTGAACCTCCCTTCACTACTAAACTTATTAAGGAACGTAAAAAAAATGAATGTCGTGGGTTTGGTTTTGTAACTGTACCTACTGATGAAGCTGCGGATGAATTTATCGCTAAGTATAATGACCAACCTTTGATTTATAATGACGCACCTTTTAAGGATGAAGAAGGTAATGATTTTACTTTATTCATCGAGAAGGCTTTACCTCGCAATAAAAATGAGAAGGAAGGCTCTGAAAATGATGCGGCTGAGGCTGTGCCTAGTGCAGATGGTGAAAAAGTAACCGAAAAACCCAGTAAGCGTACTGCGGCGAAAAAAGGTAAGAAAGGTCGTAAAACTTCTTCTAAATCTGGTAGTAAGTCTTTCTCTGTGGCGGATTCTGCACAACCAGATCCTCGTTGGGCTGATGAGTTAAGTAAATTAAAAGAGATGTTTACTTCTCAAACTACTAACTAA
- the clpP2 gene encoding ATP-dependent Clp protease proteolytic subunit ClpP2: MPIGVPRVPYQMPGQAYSDWVNIYDRLYRERIIFLGRGVNDSLANQIIAVMLYLDSEDNNKPIYLYINSPGGSVTAGMAIYDTMQHIKSEVVTICVGLAASMGAFLLASGAKGKRLALPHSRIMIHQPLGGIQGRRQATDIEIEAKEIIRIKNDLNRIMAFHTGQTIEKIEKDTDRDYFMSAHEAKEYGLIDKVIEDRV, translated from the coding sequence ATGCCCATTGGAGTACCAAGAGTTCCCTATCAAATGCCCGGTCAAGCCTACAGCGACTGGGTGAATATATACGATCGCCTTTATCGTGAGCGCATCATCTTCCTTGGTAGAGGCGTAAACGATAGTTTAGCAAACCAAATTATTGCCGTCATGTTGTACCTCGACTCCGAAGACAACAACAAACCCATCTACCTTTATATCAACTCCCCCGGGGGTTCTGTCACCGCAGGAATGGCAATTTATGATACCATGCAACATATCAAATCAGAAGTTGTCACCATCTGTGTTGGTTTAGCCGCCTCCATGGGAGCATTCCTACTTGCCTCTGGTGCCAAAGGCAAAAGACTCGCCCTACCCCACTCCCGAATCATGATTCACCAACCCCTAGGAGGCATTCAAGGGCGCCGTCAAGCCACCGACATCGAAATTGAAGCCAAAGAAATTATACGCATCAAAAACGATCTTAACCGCATCATGGCATTCCATACAGGTCAAACTATCGAAAAAATTGAAAAAGATACCGATAGAGATTACTTCATGTCTGCCCACGAAGCCAAAGAATATGGTCTAATCGATAAAGTTATTGAAGATAGAGTCTAG
- the clpP3 gene encoding ATP-dependent Clp protease proteolytic subunit ClpP3 gives MNLPIQAVQAPYRGDASYRTPPPDLPSLLLKERIVYLGLPLVSPDEYKDQIGLDVTELIIAQLLFLQFDDPDKPIYLYINSTGTSWYGGDSIGFETEAFAICDTMSYIKPPVHTICLGQAMGTAAMILASGTKGCRASLPNATIILHQSRQGAQGQATDIQIRAREVITNKRVMMNILADKTGQPVEKVEKDTDRMFYMNPQQAKEYGLIDRVLESSKDLPSPALTTI, from the coding sequence ATGAATTTACCTATTCAAGCAGTACAAGCACCCTATCGAGGTGATGCTTCCTATCGTACACCACCCCCTGACTTACCCTCATTGTTGTTGAAGGAGAGAATTGTTTATCTGGGTTTACCCCTTGTTTCTCCTGATGAATATAAGGATCAAATTGGTCTTGACGTGACAGAATTAATTATTGCTCAATTGTTATTTTTACAATTTGATGACCCCGATAAACCTATTTATCTCTATATCAATTCCACTGGGACATCTTGGTATGGTGGCGATTCCATTGGTTTTGAAACCGAGGCTTTTGCTATTTGTGACACCATGAGCTACATTAAACCCCCTGTGCATACCATTTGCTTAGGTCAGGCCATGGGTACAGCAGCGATGATTTTGGCTTCTGGTACGAAAGGATGTCGGGCGAGTTTACCCAATGCAACCATTATTTTACATCAATCTCGTCAAGGGGCGCAAGGACAAGCTACGGATATTCAAATTAGAGCCAGAGAAGTTATTACCAATAAAAGGGTAATGATGAATATTTTGGCTGATAAAACTGGGCAACCAGTGGAAAAAGTAGAAAAAGATACCGATCGCATGTTCTACATGAATCCTCAACAGGCAAAGGAATATGGATTAATCGATCGCGTCTTAGAAAGTAGTAAAGACTTACCATCCCCCGCCCTAACTACCATTTAA